One window of Oreochromis niloticus isolate F11D_XX linkage group LG23, O_niloticus_UMD_NMBU, whole genome shotgun sequence genomic DNA carries:
- the LOC100702384 gene encoding high-affinity choline transporter 1, which produces MALHISGLIMMVIFNLLVLGIGIWASLKSKKMAKNSAGGQMEVSFLANRRVTLAVGVFTMTATWVGGAFIIGVAETVYDPTKGLIWALIPLQMSVSFIIGGLFFAKPMRDKNYITMMDPFQRKYGKTLTGLLAIIPFISEVMWVPVTLISLGVTVSVFSDLPLSLCIWISAAVAIVYTVLGGLYSVAFTDVIQLSLVFCSLWLCAPFVLVSDVYTDLRQTAFNHTFQAPWLGHLESDDVWIWIDNFLAMSIGNLAFQDFHQRTLSSSSTATARMICFIAAGVVIILGIPPVLIGAVAASTDWNLTSYGSPSPYERGEAAMALPIILLHLTPTAVFVVGMGAIAGAAMSSTDSCLLAATSIFTTNIYTLVRHQVSERELQWVIRLSIVVVGTVGTSLTYLDSRTLAFWILSSDLTYTVMLPQLICILFVRSSNAYGAVAGYIVASVMRVLCGEPVFNLPAILRFPGCALEDGVYVQRWPFKTICMLSSLVTILVFSYATSLLFNKGILPERWDLFRVTTQEETAPADGARLGENDKHASELMLDTRC; this is translated from the exons ATGGCTCTCCATATATCCGGTCTAATAATGATGGTCATCTTTAACTTGTTGGTGCTGGGGATTGGGATCTGGGCTTCTCTGAAATCTAAGAAGATGGCGAAAAATTCAGCTGGTGGACAGATGGAAGTTTCTTTTTTGGCTAATCGGAGGGTCACCTTGGCAGTGGGCGTCTTCACCATGACAG CTACTTGGGTTGGAGGTGCCTTTATCATTGGAGTTGCAGAGACTGTTTATGACCCCACAAAGGGGCTAATCTGGGCTCTCATTCCTCTACAAATGTCAGTTTCATTCATCATCG GTGGTCTGTTCTTCGCAAAGCCAATGCGGGATAAAAACTACATCACCATGATGGATCCCTTTCAGAGGAAGTATGGGAAAACACTGACCGGGCTTCTCGCCATCATCCCTTTCATAAGTGAAGTCATGTGGGTTCCTGTCACGCTGATTTCCTTGG GGGTCACAGTTTCCGTCTTTTCCGATCTGCCCTTAAGTCTCTGCATCTGGATCTCTGCTGCGGTGGCCATCGTCTACACAGTTCTCGGAGGTCTCTATTCAGTTGCTTTTACTGATGTCATCCAGTTATCACTGGTGTTTTGTAGCTTG tggttGTGTGCTCCCTTTGTTCTGGTGAGTGATGTCTACACCGATCTCCGTCAAACGGCTTTCAACCACACGTTTCAGGCGCCCTGGCTCGGCCACCTTGAGTCTGATGACGTGTGGATATGGATTGATAATTTTCTCGCAATG AGTATTGGAAATTTGGCGTTTCAGGACTTCCATCAGAGGACACTCTCCTCCAGCTCCACGGCCACGGCCAGAATGATTTGTTTCATAGCGGCAGGTGTGGTCATTATTCTGGGAATTCCACCTGTGCTGATCGGAGCTGTTGCAGCATCAACAG ACTGGAACCTGACCTCTTATGGCTCACCTTCACCCTATGAGCGAGGAGAGGCTGCCATGGCGTTGCCCATTATCCTTTTGCATCTTACCCCCACCGCTGTTTTCGTTGTCGGCATGGGGGCCATTGCCGGTGCCGCCATGTCATCCACTGACTCATGCCTGCTGGCGGCAACCTCCATCTTCACCACCAACATCTACACCCTCGTTAGACATCAG GTATCAGAGAGAGAGCTGCAGTGGGTGATCCGCCTCTCCATAGTGGTCGTAGGGACTGTAGGAACCTCACTCACCTACCTTGACAGCAGAACGTTGGCCTTCTGGATCCTCAGCTCAGACTTGACCTACACTGTCATGCTCCCCCAGCTGATCTGCATCCTCTTCGTCAGATCTTCCAATGCCTACGGGGCCGTGGCGGGTTACATTGTTGCCTCTGTGATGAGAGTGCTGTGTGGCGAGCCGGTGTTCAACCTTCCCGCCATCCTGCGTTTCCCTGGCTGCGCTCTGGAGGATGGTGTTTATGTGCAGCGCTGGCCTTTCAAGACCATTTGCATGCTGTCCTCTCTGGTCACCATCCTGGTATTTTCTTACGCGACGTCGCTCTTATTCAACAAGGGGATCCTCCCAGAGAGGTGGGACCTGTTCAGGGTGACGACTCAAGAAGAAACAGCCCCAGCAGATGGTGCCAGATTAGGTGAAAATGATAAACATGCATCTGAACTGATGCTGGACACAAGATgctaa